CTGTACGACGTTGCTTTTGCGTGGACTCCCGCCTCTGAAGAGCCTCCAACCTTATTACCCGCCCCAAAGCTTTTGCCCATCCACACCACGTCGATGCGACCTTTAGCCCCCAGACTCCGTTACGGAGCTCTGATTTCGCATCGACATCATGAGTCACTCGTAGTGACCCGTGAATAAGGCGGTGGGGATGAAGACCCGTATTTTCACCGTGTTTCCATTTGTGTGTCTTGAAAGAAGCAAGACGTGTGAGGGTGTCGCGTCCCATCGCAGCGTAACAAATGGAGAAGGCGCGAGCATATCTCCACACCAGCTGCTGTAGAGCTCCTCGAGTCGTTCGGTCATCCAGTGCTTCAACGTTTCACTGTCGACAGACGTGGTCTAGGCTAAAGGCAACAGATCAATGTGGCTTAAACCAAAGCTCGAATTACAGCTCGAAGATGTCAGCGTCAACGACTACACCGCAACCTCTAGTCTGCTACAGCGTTCTCCAAGTTGCAGGAAAACACCCCAGTTGCCGATATGCATGCAAGTCCACTGACCCAGGTCCAAGGAATAAAAGCCATAGCAGCCCAATGCAATTACAAACGTTGAAGTACCTTCGTATCTATTGACACACTCAGAACCTTGATTTCATCGTTTCTTGCAGTCTTTCAGAGTCCACGGTCCCCGTCCATCAAGATGTCCGACATGAACGCAACCGTGACCGAGGTCGCAAACGGCTTCAACGTTTGTGGCTACGAAAAGATTGAATATGACTTTGCATTCCTGGATGGAGTCTTTGACTCGGCAAATCTGCAGCTCGCCAACTGCTATCGTAGTTGGGGGCGATGCCTTGCCGTCATGGACCTCAACATCTTTACCCTCTACGGGGAGACCATTGAAGCTTACTTCAAGAGCCACAATATTGATTTGACGATACACAAGACCATGATTGGCGAGAAAGCCAAGAGCATGGACACGCTGCTGAGCATCGTTGACTCCATGAACGACTTTGGTGTTTATCGAAAGGAGCCAGTCTTGGTCGTTGGAGGAGGTTTGGTCACGGACGTAGCAGGGTGAGGATGAAGCTCACCGTCCCATCATGCCCTGGATTGTTGACTGACCACGCCATACGCAGCTTCGCTTGTGCCGCGTATCGCCGAAACACAAACTACATTCGGGTTCCGACTACCGTGATCGGGCTCATTGACGCGTCCGTGTCCATCAAAGTGGCCGTCAACTACGGCCAGTACAAGAACCGTTTGGGCGCATACCATGCCCCCATTCATACATTCTTGGACTTCACGTTCCTCCGAACACTTCCCATGGCTCAGATCCGTAACGGATTCGCGGAGCTCATCAAGATCTCATCCTGTGCGCACAAGGAGACGCTGGACCTTCTTGATGAACACTGCGAGGATCTCATTGGCAGTGCTTTCGGTCGGTCCGACGCGTCTTCTCAGGCTCTTAGTGAGGCAGCAGATAAAATTTGTCGGGCCGGTATCTTGGAGATGCTCAAGCTGGAAACTCCGAACTTGCATGAAATCATGCTCGACAGAGTCATTGCTTACGGCCACACGTACGTGCTTCGTCCGTCATCTATGCCCGACTACTGACATTACAGTCTACAGCTGGTCACCTCTGCATGAGCTAGTCCCCAACCCGCCCctgcgccacggccacgccaTCTCCATCGACATGGCCTACTCGGCAACGCTATCTTTCCTTCGAGGTCTGCTAACGGCTGCGGACCACCAGCGACTGCTTCAACTCTTTTCACGAGCCGGATTATCCATGGACCACGATCAATTCGACGGGCCACTGCTTGAGAAGGCAACTGCCGCCATCCTGCGTACGAGAGATGGCAAGCTCCGCGCTGCTGTCCCCGTCAGCCCCATGGGCGAGTGTACATTCCTCAATGATGTCTCACAAAAGGAAATGCTGGCTGCGTTGGAGGCACACAAGCTACTCATGAAGGCATATCCTCGTCACGGCGCAGGCATCGATGCATTCGTGGATGCCAGTGACACTGGCTACACTGTGCACGGACAAGCCGTTGAGTCCACGATGCCCGAGTACACCACTGGCAATGGTGTCTGCAGTAATGGTGTAGGGGGTGTTACTTACAGCCCCATCCCCTCGGCggatgcgccgtcgccggtcATTCAGGGCATCGGCGGAAACAAGAGCCTTTCAAACTTGGCTCCTCGGCAGATCGCCGTGACCGTACAGGATGGAGCTGGCGAGAGCTGATTGACAAAATTTGACATGAATTCTTTTGGCCTATTTTGTCACGGGAAACGAAACGTTGCATATTATGTCAGAGGGAACGAAGGACGCGAAATGTGGTGTAGACACCATATGTACTTGTTACGGTACAGCAAAAGTCCAAACGGCATTTGAACCTTGTGATTCGCATTAACGACCACAACATCTTCTCTCAGCCCTAACCGTTGGTCATATCTAAAACACAGAATGACTGCGATCTCTGGCCCGTGGGCATCACTTGTTGCCCTGAGCTGAGACGTGGCAATGATCGATTTGGACATTGTAGCCCGTGCTTCAATGTTGACAACATGCCTACCAAAACACTACCATGCATGGCGATTGCAGCAAATATGGATATATTCGGTCGGGACTGAGCATCCTGGTGCATGCCGCGGGCTGGGAAAGGTTGTTGAAAGCCATGGCTCGCTCTACTTATGAATTGGCTGCGGGTGAATatgcgccgccaccaaggaGGCACGCATCTTGCGTCAGCACTTCGGGTCCAAGGCAGGCAAAAGCATTAGGGAACTGAGACACAGGGAAGCCTGCTAATGTGCACCAAGTTAGAAGACTGATGACCCCAAGTACCGCAGGTCAAGGTTTCTGTTCTATAAAGCGCTTCCATTGCTCCGCGGCAGCAACACAGACTTACTGCGGTGAGTGAGGTTGCACCTGTTGTTCTCTTAATCTGTCCCCATTTCAAAAAATTGGGGTCCAAATCCTTCGTACTGTGTTCGCTTGGGTTGTACTGGAGACGCGTTCGTTGTGCCTGTGGGGGACCGCGCAGTATTACTGTCGCGAGGCGCGGGACGAGTTGAATGACCTAAGCTCACTCACGGCCGTGATTTCGAGGTGACGACTGGCAGTGCGTACCGTGCATGAGTTGCGGCCCATCTCACTTGGCCATTGACTGTCGAAAACAATATTTCGGCTCTGGCGACACTTTTGCCACGTGGTGCAATTGGTGCACAAAGGGTTATTAAGACAAAACTGCATCGTGAAGTCAGGGTTACATGGACTCAATAGACGAGAAACCTTGTGGATACATGGCAACTTACCTTAAGCGTCTGCTGTTACATTTCCTGTGCATCGCTCTCTCTGtggccttcttcctcttcccgTCAATTCTATAGACAATCCCTCATAGCTTGCTACTCGTTTTTTTCGCAATTGGACAGTGCCTTGACAGCCATGGATTTGCCTACACTCGACTTTTCCTTGTTCACGCAAGGCTCAATACAGGAGAGGAAGAATGTTGCAAGGTCTCTTGTGTCGAGCTTCAAGAATCATGGATTTGTCAAACTTACCAACCATGGCCTCCCCGAAGACATCGTCAAGGCATACATGAAGGCAGTCAGTGCCCTCAATACTCGACTACTACCTAGCCAAATCCCAAAGTATCGTACTAACGAGCttgtcaaggccgtcgaTTTCTTCGCGCTGCCGACAGACGTAAAGATGAAGATATCCAACCCTCGTGGTCCGAACCCGCAACGCGGATTCAGTTGGGTCGGTGCAGAACAGACGTCTAAGCTGAGGCCCGAAAACCTGAACGGCCAAAAATCATGGGATGAATTGATGGACGCCCGAGTAAGCTGTGTGCACCCTTGCTTTTACGTGGCTCCGTTCATGGCTAATTAAACTACGTAGGAGCACTTCGACGCCGGCCCGCCAGGCGACAAAGAATTCCCTAACAAGTGGCCCTCCGACAAAGAACTGCCAGGTTTTCAGCAACTCATGGAAGGTTGCTATACCAAGTTTCAAGATATCTGCCTCAAACTAATGAGGGCAATGGAGGTTGGTCTCGACCTTCCAGCTGACACGCTCGTGCAGAggtgccagccagcatcAAGCGAGCTTCGTCTCAATCATTATCCGCCGACCGACTTGCGCCAATTGGCCGAAGGCAAGGTCAAGCGAACCTGGCCGCACACAGACTTTGGGATTATCACACTGCTATTCCAGGACtcggtcggcggcctggagcTAGAAGATCGTTCCAAGCCCGGCACCTTTGCGCCTGTCCTGCCTGGCAATCCTGACGGCCCGACAGAAATGGTGGTGAACATCAGTGACACCTTCCAGCGATGGACCAACAAGGCTATTATGGCTGGGGTTCACCAGGTCTCTGTGCCACCGACAATGAAAGGACGCACCGAAGGCTTCTGCCCTGAGCGCTACTCAGGCATCTTCTTTTTCAAGGCGCATCGTGATACATCGGCAGGTCCGCTGCCTCACTTTGTCACGGAAAAGAGACCGGCGGCATACGATGAGATCACGGCGCTTCAGTACCAACAGCGAATGACAAAGGTGCTGTACTAGAGTGGTTGAGGGCTCCCGGGGCTGGTGCACCAGGCCGGTGCGGTTTCCACGGGCATGCGTGAGCATCCAAGTAGAAATAGTGAAGCCATTGCCTTGAATTGGGAAAAGTTACCTAGACTGCCAAATTCGTAGGAGATGCTCGGGTTTATTGGCTTACACATTCTCCTGGCAGGCCGTCCCGCCCAGCGGCTTGGCGACCTGCATTGCGTGATTACGGGAACACGAGCAAGACGGAGGTAATGCCGAGATACCTAGTCGCACGGGATGCGAATgaacagcagcaacgccgGACCAGGAAGTATTGGGCGCACAGAGCTTTCCGTCCGATTAGAATGTGCAATTATTAGCGGACCGTTCCGTGCCCAGCTCTGCTCACCCCCTGCCTGCGTCCCACCAGCCCATACGCCACCAGGCATCAGTCATTTTGTGCTGAACACAACCGGGGTCCAGGGGGAAACAAACCCTGAACGACTGGAACGCTAGCCTCACCATGGCTAGAGTGTCGCGGGGAGCCAATGTTGGGTCGCCGCGGAAGCGGGAAGTGTGTCAAACACCCGCACACAGGGACCACCCCCGAATGGCCTGGCGGCTTGCCAGGCGAGATGGGAGCTGAACCCCTAGATAAACCGAAATGCTGCCAGGGTCGAAGCCGTGCACTGTTGGATCTTTCTTTGGGTCACAGCTGGCACGCTCGACGGACCCAAAACCTCCAACAGGCTACGCCGTCGCAGGCTCCATCAGTTTCTGTGTCTACTTGACGAGATGTCGTGGCTGCTGGTAGCCTTCAGCGCCCTGGGCGCCTTGTTCGTTGCTCAATCTGTCAGCTCCTTCTTGCGCCTTCGGCACATCTCTGGTCCACgatgggcggcatggaccAATTTGTGGATGGTCGTCAATCAGCTAAGTGGACGAATGCACCTCGTCCTACATGACCTGATCAAGACGCATGGTAAGTAAGGCAAACACGCCAGGCGGTCCACGGTGTACTTCCCCTGGGCAACATTGACACGGCCCCGGACGCTCGCCTTGACCCGTGCACCGAGTGCCATTGAGGAGGTGATGCGAGAGCCTCATGGGGCTGACGTCCGTCTGCGATAGGGCCTATTGCAAGAATTGCCCCAAACTGGGTCGTATGTGGCGATCCTTCTGAGCTGCGACGGATGTGGGCAGTGCgctcgccatggacgaggtcgTGGTGGTATCGTGGCATGCGCATTGATCCGTACAGAGACAGCTCGTTTTCCACAATTGATGACAACCTCCACAACGCGATACGCAACAAGATATCTCCCGGCTATGGAGGCAAGGATGTGGACGACGTTCAccagctcatcgacgaccaGGTCAAGAACCTCATCAGCTTGATTGACAAGCACCTATCCCAAACCAGCCGtgccggcgtcatcgacCTAGCAGAGAAGATACAATACTTCTCCCTCGATGTCATCTCGTCTCTCGCCTTCGGCAAGACATTCGGATACATGGAGCTCAATCAAGACAAGTTTGGATACATCGAGATGGCCGGCAAGACCGTCTACATCCTCGTCTCCACCACGCTCATACCAGGCGTCATATCCTTGATGCAGTCGCCTTACCTGCGCTGGCTCGTACCCAGCGTCAAGGACATGGGCGGCATAGGCGACATTATTCGCTTCGCTGAAGACGTTGTTGCCCAGCgcttcggcgacgacccTGTTGTGAAGCGGGACATGTTGGGGTCCTTGGTCACGCATGGCCTCAGCCAGAAGGAGACGGAATGCGAGGCATTGGTGCAGATGATTGCCGGCTCGGACACGACCGCAACAGCTATCCGGTCGACTATTTTATTCATCATCACGTCGCCGCATGTTTACATGAGGCTGCAAAGCGAGATTGACGCAGCGGCAAAGGAAGGGCGCATCTCGGCGCCCATCACCCACGCAGAGGCCCAGAACTTCGAATATCTGCAGGCCGTCATCTACGAGGGGCTGCGACTctggccgccagccgccgctctgTACCCCAAGGTCTGCAAGACGGACCAGGTCCTGTGTGGCATCACCATCCCCGCCGGCACCAATGTGGCGTGGTCTCCATGGACCATGATGCGCACCAAAGAAGTCTTtggggacgacgccgacgtgtTCCGCCCGGATCGCTGGCTCGGACCCAATAAGACGAAGCAGATGGAGCAGACTGTGATGATGGCCTTTGCCGGTGGCAGCAGATGGGAGTGTCTTGGCAAGAACATTGCCATGATTGAGCTCAACAAGGTCTTTGTCGAGGTAGGTGCATCGCAGTCTTTGGGCTTGGATGGGGCGCTGACGAGCTTGACACAGCTCTTTCGACGATTCGACTTGACGCTGGTAGATCCGACGAATCCTTGGAAGTCGTTCAACGCGGGCCTGTTCAGCCAGAGCAATCTGAACGTGCAAGTTGCGTGGCGGCCAAACCCTTCATGAACAAGCCCGTGGTTTCAAGCTGTGAGCTATCGAAGTCGTGTTCCAGCCGTATGCTTTTCATCAGGGGTAAAAATGAGTTAATGGTTCTTCCTTCTATCCTGTAAGAACTGAGGCTTCATACTGCCGATACTCCCATCTCAGTATATTGCTACAGCGTTCGTCACACATCAGGAGGACTAGGTTGCCCAAAGTCTCGGCCGCTAACAATCGCGGCGCGACAGTATGAGCGGACGCTGCGAAGCCTTGTAGGCACCACACTATCCCTCTTACCTCCACTCATCGTCGAGCGTTTCCGCAGCATTACACTCCTTGCCCGTCTTCCCGCTCCTGTTCGGGTCGCTCTCCCACGTCAcatcgccgttgccgttctTCTTGATGTACTTGTACTCGAAGCTCGTCTCTGACGGAATCTTGACCTTGGCTTTCCAGAGAGGGCCTCCAGACGTATCTTTTGACGCTGCCAGTGGAATGCCGTTGGCAGGAGACCAATTGCTCAGTTCGGTGATGCCTCCCACAACGAAAACGGTCTCACCGGCAACCGTGGTGGCTCGTACGTTGAACGTGACGTCTACGTCGCACGAAGGAGCGGGTTCGCAAACCGAGGGGACGGTGTTCGCTCCCCGCTCACCCCACGAACGTGACATGATGCCCACACGACGTTCAGTGGCGCTGATGAAGGAGGCGTAGGACCAGGTCAGGTCAACCGCTGACTCCGGCGCCCCCGAGTTCCTATCGAATTGCTCCGACAAAGACCCCTCTGCCGGCGTATACTTCTTGCCCACGGCCAGGAAGTCATCGCTATACAACTTGACGGCTTTCGTGATCGATTTGAATTCCTTGCTGTTTTTGTCATATTTGCCGGTCTTGATATCGGGAATGAGGTCCTTGAAGAAGGGCAGCGACACGTCCGTGATGGAAATCGACCCAATTCGCTTCCACTGGTACAGAGCGGCGTATagctgctcggcggcggcgttggtggccAGGTACCACGGGTTGCCGTTGTAGTACACGTCTTCGGCGTACCGGCCCACGGCTACGGCCCTGCCTTGCGGGATGCCCTTGTTGACGCCATAGATAGTGCGGAACGAGTCCGTCACCGCCTTATGATTTGCGAGGGCCCTCGCAGAGCACGGCTGGAAGGTGGCGTCGGTGCAGTCCGCCTCCGGATCGAACGTGTGGATGGACGAGATGATGGAGTTGACGTCCTTGCCCGTACGGCCGTCATTGACATTGATGTTGGAGTCGATGTACCCGCCAACCCAGAAGCTCTGCATGAAGCATAGCACCTtgggcgccgacgcggcaCAGTCGGTACACGTCTTGCCCAGCGTCTtgcccagcgcggcgccctcgaccagGGCGCGGTGCGACGCCGAGAGCGTGAAGAAGGATGACCCGTTGATCTCCTCCCACAGGTCATAGCCTGTCCGGTTCCAGAACCGCGTCGTGTAGTCGAGGTCCTTGGCGATCACTGGCCACaccttgtcgacggcctggtcgcgggcgccgttGTCCACGAGCCAGTTGGCGTAGAGGATGAGTGCCGTGGCCCTCAAGGCGGGCCCGTCGCGCTGTGGGCGGCCCCATGAGCCGGTGAAGGCGGTCAGGTTCACGTTGAACTTtggctcgccgaggccgcccgagTCTGGGCCGCCAGAGGGGTTTGTGAGGCCTTGTAGCTCGGCTTGGGCGGAGACGTAGTCATCAATCCGCGATTGGAGCGACTTATCACCGTGGATCAAGCGCTCGACAAGGACCTTGTATGTCAGAGCGGCGTCTCGGCTCCATGTGTACCAGTCTGTCAATGTCAGTCAAGGTACGCATGAAGAGTGCATTCATATAGAAGCACGGAGGGGACGACTAACAGTCGGGATCGGACCTGGACGggctggccacgacgacgccgggggacgcgcccttggcctttgcTCCATCGGGGCCAATGTTTGCGAGAACACCGTCGATGGAGACTTTGTTCTGCTTTTTGATGAATTCTTCGAGCTCGGTGCAGCGGTTGCGGCGGTGCAGCGATGGCGAAGCCGCCACAAGGTCTTGCaacgcggcgacggccacaAGGCCGCTTACCAGTCCTTTGAACATGACGGATGGGTGTTTGGGTATGCCAGGGTGCTGTGATGCAGCACGACGACACAATAGTCATGCGAGTGCGCTCCAGAGCTCCTTCCGTCGGAAGATCCAGACCTTCATTTATACATACACTGAGGAAAGGCCGTCCTATGCTACCTCTCCCGGCAATTCCCCGCCAACTAGGGCAGGAGACGCTCGCCCTGATGCCATTGTGTAAGCGTACCTAATAATGAGGGGCCCCGCGCCGGGCCGTCGTACGTACGTCCAAACTCGTGGCGGCCCCAGGTCTCGGAGAGTCGTCAGTGTGGAGAGGTGGAACTGGATATCGGGCCTTTTCCCCAGCCCACCTGCAGCAATTCTCGTCGGTCCGGc
Above is a genomic segment from Purpureocillium takamizusanense chromosome 2, complete sequence containing:
- a CDS encoding 3-dehydroquinate synthase (EggNog:ENOG503NVMU~COG:E), with amino-acid sequence MSDMNATVTEVANGFNVCGYEKIEYDFAFLDGVFDSANLQLANCYRSWGRCLAVMDLNIFTLYGETIEAYFKSHNIDLTIHKTMIGEKAKSMDTLLSIVDSMNDFGVYRKEPVLVVGGGLVTDVAGFACAAYRRNTNYIRVPTTVIGLIDASVSIKVAVNYGQYKNRLGAYHAPIHTFLDFTFLRTLPMAQIRNGFAELIKISSCAHKETLDLLDEHCEDLIGSAFGRSDASSQALSEAADKICRAGILEMLKLETPNLHEIMLDRVIAYGHTWSPLHELVPNPPLRHGHAISIDMAYSATLSFLRGLLTAADHQRLLQLFSRAGLSMDHDQFDGPLLEKATAAILRTRDGKLRAAVPVSPMGECTFLNDVSQKEMLAALEAHKLLMKAYPRHGAGIDAFVDASDTGYTVHGQAVESTMPEYTTGNGVCSNGVGGVTYSPIPSADAPSPVIQGIGGNKSLSNLAPRQIAVTVQDGAGES
- a CDS encoding uncharacterized protein (EggNog:ENOG503P25A~COG:Q): MDLPTLDFSLFTQGSIQERKNVARSLVSSFKNHGFVKLTNHGLPEDIVKAYMKAAVDFFALPTDVKMKISNPRGPNPQRGFSWVGAEQTSKLRPENLNGQKSWDELMDAREHFDAGPPGDKEFPNKWPSDKELPGFQQLMEGCYTKFQDICLKLMRAMEVGLDLPADTLVQRCQPASSELRLNHYPPTDLRQLAEGKVKRTWPHTDFGIITLLFQDSVGGLELEDRSKPGTFAPVLPGNPDGPTEMVVNISDTFQRWTNKAIMAGVHQVSVPPTMKGRTEGFCPERYSGIFFFKAHRDTSAGPLPHFVTEKRPAAYDEITALQYQQRMTKVLY
- a CDS encoding uncharacterized protein (COG:Q~SECRETED:SignalP(1-22~SECRETED:cutsite=VSS-FL~SECRETED:prob=0.2527)~EggNog:ENOG503NXW2), which produces MSWLLVAFSALGALFVAQSVSSFLRLRHISGPRWAAWTNLWMVVNQLSGRMHLVLHDLIKTHGPIARIAPNWVVCGDPSELRRMWAVRSPWTRSWWYRGMRIDPYRDSSFSTIDDNLHNAIRNKISPGYGGKDVDDVHQLIDDQVKNLISLIDKHLSQTSRAGVIDLAEKIQYFSLDVISSLAFGKTFGYMELNQDKFGYIEMAGKTVYILVSTTLIPGVISLMQSPYLRWLVPSVKDMGGIGDIIRFAEDVVAQRFGDDPVVKRDMLGSLVTHGLSQKETECEALVQMIAGSDTTATAIRSTILFIITSPHVYMRLQSEIDAAAKEGRISAPITHAEAQNFEYLQAVIYEGLRLWPPAAALYPKVCKTDQVLCGITIPAGTNVAWSPWTMMRTKEVFGDDADVFRPDRWLGPNKTKQMEQTVMMAFAGGSRWECLGKNIAMIELNKVFVELFRRFDLTLVDPTNPWKSFNAGLFSQSNLNVQVAWRPNPS
- a CDS encoding Glucan 1,4-alpha-glucosidase (SECRETED:SignalP(1-21~SECRETED:cutsite=VAA-SP~SECRETED:prob=0.7827)~CAZy:GH15~CAZy:CBM20~EggNog:ENOG503NVQU~COG:G), which translates into the protein MFKGLVSGLVAVAALQDLVAASPSLHRRNRCTELEEFIKKQNKVSIDGVLANIGPDGAKAKGASPGVVVASPSRSDPDYWYTWSRDAALTYKVLVERLIHGDKSLQSRIDDYVSAQAELQGLTNPSGGPDSGGLGEPKFNVNLTAFTGSWGRPQRDGPALRATALILYANWLVDNGARDQAVDKVWPVIAKDLDYTTRFWNRTGYDLWEEINGSSFFTLSASHRALVEGAALGKTLGKTCTDCAASAPKVLCFMQSFWVGGYIDSNINVNDGRTGKDVNSIISSIHTFDPEADCTDATFQPCSARALANHKAVTDSFRTIYGVNKGIPQGRAVAVGRYAEDVYYNGNPWYLATNAAAEQLYAALYQWKRIGSISITDVSLPFFKDLIPDIKTGKYDKNSKEFKSITKAVKLYSDDFLAVGKKYTPAEGSLSEQFDRNSGAPESAVDLTWSYASFISATERRVGIMSRSWGERGANTVPSVCEPAPSCDVDVTFNVRATTVAGETVFVVGGITELSNWSPANGIPLAASKDTSGGPLWKAKVKIPSETSFEYKYIKKNGNGDVTWESDPNRSGKTGKECNAAETLDDEWR